The Pseudomonas kermanshahensis genome includes a window with the following:
- a CDS encoding cytochrome C assembly family protein — MFSSPSLIPNLIAAGLYIAATLYQGTHLAQGRKADKRLLGLLGALAVIAQGGALFFQLITPLGLSLDFFSAASLIAVAVITLTLLACLRIPVENLLVLLFPLGAVTALLAQFAPPGTVPLINEEPGILAHILLSILAYGLFTIAVFQSLLLLLQDHQLKNKHPSGLIRNFPPLQTMESLLFGFLWAGWCLLSLSLISGWLFLDNLFAQHLVHKTLLACVAWVVFSVLLWGRTRLGWRGHKAIRWTLAGFCLLMLAYFGSKLVREFILHI, encoded by the coding sequence ATGTTCTCCTCACCCAGCCTCATCCCCAACCTGATCGCCGCCGGCCTTTATATAGCTGCGACCCTCTACCAGGGCACGCACCTGGCCCAGGGCCGCAAAGCTGACAAACGGCTGCTGGGCCTGCTCGGCGCCCTGGCTGTCATCGCCCAGGGCGGCGCCCTGTTCTTCCAGCTGATCACCCCGCTGGGCCTGAGCCTGGACTTTTTCAGCGCCGCCAGCCTGATCGCCGTTGCGGTCATTACCCTGACCTTGCTGGCGTGCCTGCGCATCCCGGTAGAAAACCTGCTGGTGCTGCTGTTCCCGCTGGGCGCGGTCACTGCGCTGCTGGCCCAGTTCGCGCCCCCCGGTACCGTGCCGCTGATCAACGAAGAGCCCGGCATCCTTGCACACATCCTGCTGTCGATCCTCGCCTACGGCCTGTTCACCATCGCGGTGTTCCAGTCGTTGCTGCTGTTGCTGCAGGACCACCAGCTGAAAAACAAGCACCCGTCAGGCCTGATCCGCAACTTCCCGCCACTGCAAACCATGGAAAGCCTGCTGTTCGGCTTTCTCTGGGCCGGCTGGTGCCTGCTGTCGCTGTCGCTGATTTCTGGCTGGCTGTTCCTCGACAACCTGTTCGCCCAGCACCTGGTGCACAAGACCTTGCTGGCCTGCGTCGCCTGGGTGGTGTTCAGCGTGCTGCTGTGGGGCCGCACCCGCCTGGGCTGGCGTGGCCACAAGGCGATCCGCTGGACGCTAGCCGGTTTCTGCCTGCTGATGCTGGCCTATTTCGGCAGCAAGCTGGTTCGCGAATTCATCCTGCATATCTGA
- a CDS encoding DUF1289 domain-containing protein translates to MMSEAVKAERPVASPCVSICALDEQDICTGCQRTVAEIGRWGRMDNTERRAVLKLCHERAVAAGMIL, encoded by the coding sequence ATGATGAGTGAAGCGGTCAAGGCAGAGCGCCCGGTGGCGTCGCCGTGTGTGAGCATCTGCGCGCTGGACGAGCAGGACATCTGCACGGGGTGCCAACGTACGGTGGCCGAGATCGGGCGCTGGGGGCGCATGGATAACACTGAGCGCCGCGCCGTGCTGAAGCTTTGCCATGAGCGGGCAGTGGCTGCCGGGATGATTTTGTAG
- a CDS encoding MFS transporter, with protein MTTSSTYAEAPAAPVNSPARVATASFIGTAIEFYDFYVYATAAALVIGPVFFPSGSGTAQMLAAFLTFGIAFLARPLGSALFGHFGDRIGRKSTLVASLLLMGVSTTAIGVLPGYDSIGVWAPIILCLLRFGQGLGLGGEWGGAALLATENAPPGKRAWFGMFPQLGPSIGFLAANGLFLTLALVLSDEQFREWGWRIPFLLSAALVLVGLYVRLKLEESPVFAKAIARHERVKMPVVDLFSKYWVPTLLGAAAMVVCYALFYISTVFSLSYGVSTLGYSRETFLGLLCFAVVFMALATPLSAWLSDRYGRKPVLIVGGLLAVASGFTMEPLLTSGSTTGVALFLAIELFLMGVTFAPMGALLPELFPTHVRYTGASAAYNLGGIVGASAAPFFAQKLVSMGGLSWVGGYVSVAAVISLIAVLCLKETRHTEL; from the coding sequence ATGACCACGAGCAGCACCTATGCCGAAGCGCCTGCCGCGCCGGTCAACTCCCCCGCACGGGTGGCCACTGCCAGCTTCATCGGCACGGCCATCGAGTTCTACGACTTCTATGTTTACGCCACGGCCGCCGCGCTAGTGATCGGCCCGGTGTTCTTCCCGTCCGGGTCGGGCACCGCGCAGATGCTCGCGGCCTTCCTCACCTTCGGCATCGCCTTCCTCGCTCGCCCGCTGGGCTCGGCGCTGTTCGGCCATTTTGGCGACCGCATCGGCCGTAAATCGACCCTGGTGGCGTCGCTGCTGCTGATGGGTGTTTCCACCACCGCCATCGGCGTGCTGCCAGGCTACGACAGCATTGGCGTCTGGGCGCCGATCATTCTTTGCCTGCTGCGCTTCGGCCAAGGCCTGGGCCTGGGTGGCGAATGGGGCGGCGCAGCGCTGCTGGCCACCGAGAACGCGCCACCGGGCAAGCGCGCCTGGTTCGGCATGTTCCCGCAATTGGGGCCTTCGATCGGCTTCCTGGCTGCCAACGGCCTGTTCCTGACCCTGGCCCTGGTGCTGAGTGACGAGCAGTTCCGTGAATGGGGCTGGCGCATTCCGTTCCTGCTCAGCGCCGCACTGGTACTGGTGGGCCTTTATGTACGCCTCAAGCTCGAAGAGAGCCCGGTGTTTGCCAAGGCCATTGCCCGCCATGAGCGCGTGAAGATGCCGGTGGTCGACCTGTTCTCCAAATACTGGGTACCGACCCTACTGGGCGCTGCGGCGATGGTGGTGTGCTATGCGCTGTTCTATATCTCGACGGTGTTCTCGCTCAGCTACGGCGTGAGTACCCTGGGCTACAGCCGTGAGACGTTCCTCGGCCTGCTGTGCTTCGCGGTGGTGTTCATGGCGCTGGCCACGCCCCTGTCGGCTTGGCTCAGCGACCGCTACGGGCGCAAACCGGTGCTGATCGTCGGCGGCCTGCTGGCCGTGGCATCGGGCTTTACCATGGAGCCGCTGCTGACCTCGGGGTCGACCACCGGCGTGGCGCTGTTCCTGGCCATCGAGCTGTTCCTGATGGGCGTGACCTTTGCGCCGATGGGGGCGTTGCTGCCCGAGCTGTTCCCTACCCATGTGCGCTACACCGGCGCGTCGGCCGCGTACAACCTGGGTGGCATCGTGGGGGCTTCGGCGGCGCCGTTCTTTGCTCAGAAACTGGTGAGCATGGGCGGGTTGAGCTGGGTGGGCGGGTATGTGTCGGTGGCGGCGGTGATCAGCTTGATTGCGGTGCTGTGCCTGAAAGAGACCCGACATACCGAACTGTAA
- a CDS encoding GNAT family N-acetyltransferase, producing MEFITVAFDKTIDRTSFDCSTHPALNTYIAQQAGQDEKRNVSRTFMYLEDGMLLGYYTLANTSVALDELSEEQARKMPRYPMPAAMLSRLAVDQRMQRKGLGQRLMADFFRRIYTVSMHSGVAFIVVDAKDEQAAKYYQELMLIPSKHNPLRLLLSTATIIQGLRPQEQLKN from the coding sequence ATGGAATTCATCACCGTAGCGTTTGATAAGACGATTGATCGAACTTCGTTCGACTGCTCTACCCACCCCGCTCTGAATACCTACATAGCCCAGCAAGCCGGCCAGGACGAAAAGCGCAATGTCTCGCGCACCTTCATGTACCTGGAGGACGGAATGCTGCTTGGCTACTACACCCTTGCGAATACTTCAGTAGCGCTCGATGAGCTGAGCGAAGAACAGGCGAGAAAGATGCCTCGGTACCCCATGCCGGCAGCCATGCTGAGTCGCCTGGCTGTTGATCAGCGCATGCAGCGAAAGGGGCTTGGACAGCGGCTGATGGCCGACTTTTTCCGTCGTATCTACACGGTTTCAATGCACTCGGGGGTGGCCTTCATCGTTGTGGACGCAAAAGATGAGCAGGCAGCCAAGTACTATCAGGAGCTGATGCTCATCCCCTCGAAACACAACCCACTCCGCCTGCTGCTGTCGACTGCGACAATCATTCAAGGCCTGCGACCCCAAGAGCAGCTTAAAAACTAA
- a CDS encoding CoA pyrophosphatase, whose product MLDELLRRMSNHEPASLETDRRFPEAAVLLPITRSEAPELVLTLRAKGLSTHGGEVAFPGGRRDPEDPDLVFTALREAEEEIGLPPGLVEVIGPLSPLISLHGLKVTPFVGLIPDYVEYRANDAEIAAVFTVPLEFFRQDPRDHTHRIDYQGRSWYVPSYRYGEYKIWGLSAIMIVELVNLLYDAGISLHQPPERYIEI is encoded by the coding sequence ATGCTGGACGAGCTTCTTCGCCGAATGAGCAACCATGAACCTGCATCACTGGAAACTGACCGACGGTTTCCCGAAGCGGCGGTACTCTTGCCCATTACCCGCAGCGAAGCGCCCGAACTGGTTTTGACCCTGCGCGCCAAGGGGCTGTCGACCCATGGTGGCGAAGTCGCCTTCCCCGGTGGCCGCCGCGACCCCGAAGACCCGGACCTGGTGTTTACCGCTCTGCGCGAGGCCGAAGAAGAAATCGGCCTGCCCCCTGGGCTGGTGGAAGTGATCGGTCCGCTGAGCCCGCTGATCTCGCTGCATGGCCTGAAAGTGACGCCATTCGTCGGGCTTATCCCCGATTACGTCGAATACCGCGCCAATGATGCGGAGATCGCGGCAGTATTCACCGTGCCGCTGGAGTTCTTCCGCCAGGACCCGCGGGACCACACCCACCGTATCGATTACCAGGGCCGCAGTTGGTATGTGCCCAGCTACCGTTACGGCGAATACAAGATCTGGGGGTTGTCGGCGATCATGATCGTCGAGCTGGTCAACCTGCTGTATGACGCGGGTATCAGCTTGCATCAACCCCCGGAACGTTACATCGAGATCTGA
- a CDS encoding NUDIX hydrolase has translation MKFCSACGQPVVQRIPEGDSRLRYVCEYCQTVHYQNPNIVAGVLPTWGSQVLLCRRAIEPRRGYWTLPAGFMENGETLDQAARRETVEEACAQVGPMALYQLFDLPHINQVHVFFRAELADLSFDVGIESLEVRLFEQHEIPWDELAFRTVTRTLECYYRDRIGQHYPIGHEYLPPMNVSPTT, from the coding sequence ATGAAATTCTGCAGCGCATGCGGCCAACCGGTCGTTCAGCGGATCCCCGAGGGCGACAGCCGCCTGCGGTACGTCTGCGAGTATTGCCAGACCGTTCACTACCAGAACCCCAACATCGTCGCGGGTGTGCTGCCCACCTGGGGTAGCCAGGTGCTGCTGTGCCGGCGCGCCATCGAGCCACGCCGCGGCTACTGGACCCTGCCCGCCGGGTTCATGGAAAACGGCGAAACCCTCGACCAGGCCGCCCGTCGCGAAACCGTCGAGGAGGCCTGCGCCCAGGTAGGGCCCATGGCCCTGTACCAGTTGTTCGACCTGCCGCACATCAACCAGGTACACGTGTTCTTCCGCGCGGAACTGGCCGACCTAAGCTTTGATGTGGGCATCGAGAGCCTGGAGGTGCGATTGTTCGAACAACATGAGATACCGTGGGACGAGCTGGCTTTCCGCACCGTCACACGCACACTAGAATGCTACTATCGCGACCGCATCGGGCAGCACTACCCCATAGGCCATGAGTACCTGCCGCCGATGAACGTCTCGCCCACTACTTAA
- a CDS encoding ShlB/FhaC/HecB family hemolysin secretion/activation protein — protein sequence MPYRIRIIASSLLACWLASPLAWAADLASQQLRDQQQTLRQLEQQQRLERWQRAPASPGDDEKQAIQAVDSHCWAVTGVRLAGHRQVPGTALEATVLPFMQPCMGIVDINLLLKAITQRYVQAGYPTSRPYLSQPPEDGAPLDILISEGFVESIELGTDLPLSLRGAFPDVLGQPLYLPALEQGLDQLNRLRAYELSVDLLPGALQGGTRIVVQPHKTASRWHLDSRLDNRGSELTGRHRLNLGIGLDSPLGLNDDLRLSLARTVIDAPGRSNGVTAYYSIPYGPWTFAASVSQLSYRAPIPQGRQTSSGNSRFLGLSAERVLWRNQQGMLSASARLDRKQLTNRTGGKAVSLQSPTLTTVEAGINLLWLEGGLWHGYLGFAQGVGWFGADASAPSALGPRPDFHKYRGTLLHLRQGPAQRPWRWQSELGLQYSRDRLPAVEQLLASDDSAVRGFRLRTYSGASSAVWRNTFSYPLTPAWAGPLQLRPYAGLDQGWTRLARDSPVQRLAGAAAGIELSLPDSRVRLDYQRALYTSDLPRALLEPGFWVLEWNLSI from the coding sequence ATGCCGTACCGAATACGCATCATTGCCAGCAGCCTGCTTGCCTGCTGGCTGGCCAGCCCCCTGGCCTGGGCCGCCGACCTGGCCAGCCAGCAGTTGCGCGACCAGCAGCAAACGTTACGCCAGCTGGAACAGCAACAACGGCTCGAACGCTGGCAGCGTGCCCCCGCCTCGCCAGGCGATGACGAAAAACAGGCCATACAGGCGGTCGACAGCCACTGCTGGGCGGTGACCGGTGTTCGTCTGGCAGGCCATCGGCAGGTGCCGGGCACGGCACTGGAAGCGACCGTGCTGCCCTTCATGCAGCCTTGCATGGGCATCGTCGACATCAACCTGCTGCTCAAGGCCATCACCCAGCGCTACGTGCAGGCGGGCTACCCCACCAGCCGCCCTTACCTGAGCCAGCCGCCCGAGGATGGGGCGCCACTGGACATCCTCATCAGCGAAGGCTTCGTCGAGTCGATCGAACTTGGGACCGACCTGCCGCTTTCCTTGCGTGGCGCTTTTCCTGACGTGCTGGGGCAGCCGCTGTACCTGCCAGCGCTGGAGCAAGGGCTCGACCAACTCAACCGCCTGCGTGCCTATGAACTGAGTGTCGACTTGCTGCCCGGCGCCCTACAGGGCGGCACCCGAATAGTGGTTCAGCCCCACAAGACCGCCTCGCGCTGGCACCTGGACAGCCGCCTGGACAACCGGGGCAGCGAACTGACCGGCCGCCATCGCCTGAACCTCGGCATTGGCCTGGACAGCCCGCTTGGCCTGAACGACGACCTGCGCCTGTCGTTGGCCAGGACCGTCATCGATGCGCCGGGGCGAAGCAACGGTGTCACGGCGTACTACAGCATTCCTTACGGCCCGTGGACCTTCGCCGCCAGCGTCAGCCAATTGAGCTACCGCGCGCCCATCCCCCAGGGGCGCCAGACGAGCAGTGGCAACAGCCGCTTTCTAGGGCTCAGCGCCGAGCGGGTGCTATGGCGCAACCAGCAGGGCATGCTCAGCGCCAGCGCCCGGCTGGACCGCAAGCAGCTCACCAACCGCACCGGCGGCAAGGCCGTGAGCCTGCAGAGCCCCACACTGACCACGGTGGAAGCGGGCATCAACCTGCTGTGGCTCGAAGGCGGCCTGTGGCACGGCTACCTCGGGTTCGCCCAAGGGGTGGGCTGGTTTGGCGCGGACGCTTCAGCCCCCAGTGCGCTGGGCCCGCGCCCAGACTTTCACAAGTACCGCGGCACGCTGCTGCACCTGCGCCAAGGCCCGGCGCAGCGGCCCTGGCGCTGGCAGAGCGAACTGGGCCTGCAGTACAGCCGCGACCGGCTGCCGGCCGTCGAACAACTGCTGGCCAGCGATGATTCGGCTGTGCGCGGGTTTCGCCTGCGCACTTACTCCGGCGCCAGCAGTGCCGTCTGGCGTAACACCTTCAGTTATCCGCTGACGCCGGCCTGGGCCGGACCGCTGCAGCTGCGGCCCTATGCCGGCCTCGATCAGGGCTGGACCCGGCTGGCTCGCGACAGCCCCGTTCAACGCCTGGCAGGCGCGGCAGCCGGCATCGAATTGAGCTTGCCCGACAGCCGCGTGCGCCTCGACTACCAGCGCGCCTTGTACACCAGTGACCTGCCCCGCGCGCTTCTGGAGCCGGGCTTCTGGGTGCTGGAGTGGAACCTGAGCATCTGA
- a CDS encoding VUT family protein: MFYLIAYISSVVLINYAFSSAPHLDIIWSAWGGLVFILRDMVQTRFGHGALVAMLVALVLSYVTSEPAIALASATAFFISELIDWLVFSITRRPLRDRLWLSSALSIPVDTFIFFGMIGALTPAVIGTAMASKFAGVTAVWLAMAFRARRAAAVG, from the coding sequence ATGTTCTATCTCATCGCCTATATCAGCAGCGTAGTGCTGATCAACTACGCCTTTTCCAGTGCCCCGCACCTGGACATCATCTGGTCTGCCTGGGGCGGCCTGGTGTTCATCCTGCGCGACATGGTCCAGACCCGTTTCGGGCATGGCGCCTTGGTCGCCATGCTGGTGGCCCTTGTTCTGTCGTATGTCACCTCGGAACCGGCCATCGCGCTGGCCAGCGCCACCGCCTTCTTCATCTCAGAGCTGATCGACTGGCTGGTGTTCAGCATCACCCGTCGGCCGCTGCGCGACCGCCTGTGGCTGAGCTCGGCGCTGAGCATCCCGGTCGATACCTTCATTTTCTTCGGCATGATCGGCGCCCTGACGCCGGCCGTGATCGGCACGGCAATGGCCTCCAAGTTCGCCGGTGTCACTGCCGTGTGGCTGGCCATGGCATTTCGCGCCCGGCGGGCTGCCGCGGTCGGTTGA
- a CDS encoding gamma carbonic anhydrase family protein has product MKYRLGDLRVDSHPTSWIAPNATVIGNVRLQARASVWFGAVLRGDNELIDIGEDSNVQDGTVMHTDMGSPLTLGKGVTVGHNAMLHGCTVGDYSLIGINAVILNGARIGKHCIIGANALIPEGKEIPDGSLVMGSPGKVVRELSEQQMRLIEAGAAHYVHNAQRYARDLVVDDE; this is encoded by the coding sequence ATGAAATATCGCCTGGGCGACCTGCGGGTCGACAGCCATCCAACCAGTTGGATCGCGCCCAACGCCACCGTGATCGGCAACGTGCGCCTGCAGGCCCGTGCCAGTGTCTGGTTTGGCGCTGTATTGCGGGGTGACAATGAGCTGATCGACATCGGCGAAGACAGCAATGTCCAGGACGGCACGGTGATGCACACCGACATGGGCTCTCCGTTGACCCTGGGCAAGGGGGTGACGGTGGGGCATAACGCCATGCTGCATGGTTGCACGGTTGGCGACTACAGCCTGATCGGCATCAACGCGGTGATCCTCAATGGGGCGCGGATTGGTAAACACTGCATCATCGGCGCCAATGCGCTTATCCCCGAGGGCAAGGAAATTCCCGACGGGTCGCTGGTGATGGGGTCGCCGGGCAAGGTGGTGCGCGAGCTCAGCGAGCAGCAGATGCGCTTGATCGAGGCCGGCGCCGCGCACTATGTGCACAACGCCCAGCGCTATGCCCGTGACTTGGTGGTGGATGATGAGTGA
- a CDS encoding transporter associated domain-containing protein: MDTLPYAPLLGTLALALLWSALFSAVDAARLQLNGSLRNGDDGQAPLPAQALVLCASLGKLLVLGLACLIGQRYSGEHGFWLAGLGATLALLVFAEFLPRRLARRNPQAFASLGASLLKVPLALLQPLACLLDGCAKLLLRPFRVQPTAVALHPEQDDDFDEDEEHEPARHGLLDGLQSLDKVTVNDILVPRNDVDGINLDDPIERIIEQLIVSRHTRLPVYHNDINQVEAILNTKLISHLLPKAELTLEKLHGACYEPYFVPESTPLQLQLLNFHKQQRRLGVVVDEYGEVLGIVTLEDILEEIVGEFEDEQGLDNPHVHPQPDGTFVIEGTASLREINRTLGWHLPCDGGPKTLNGLVTEALESIPESAVCLKIGRYRLEILETEDNCASKVLVWTVTR; this comes from the coding sequence ATGGACACCCTGCCGTACGCACCGCTCCTCGGCACTCTGGCACTGGCGCTGCTCTGGTCGGCGCTTTTCAGCGCCGTGGATGCCGCCCGCCTGCAGCTCAATGGTTCGCTGCGCAATGGTGACGACGGTCAAGCCCCCCTGCCCGCTCAGGCGCTGGTGCTGTGCGCCAGCCTCGGCAAGTTGCTGGTGCTGGGCCTGGCGTGCCTGATTGGCCAGCGCTACAGCGGCGAACACGGCTTCTGGCTGGCCGGCCTGGGCGCGACGCTGGCCTTGCTGGTGTTTGCCGAATTCCTGCCCCGGCGCCTGGCGCGGCGTAACCCGCAGGCGTTTGCAAGCCTGGGTGCAAGCCTGCTGAAAGTACCCCTGGCGCTTCTGCAACCCTTGGCCTGCCTGCTCGATGGCTGCGCCAAGCTGCTGCTGCGCCCATTCCGTGTGCAGCCTACGGCGGTCGCCTTGCACCCGGAGCAAGACGACGACTTCGACGAAGACGAGGAGCACGAGCCTGCACGCCATGGCCTGCTCGACGGTTTGCAATCGCTGGACAAAGTCACCGTCAACGACATCCTGGTGCCGCGCAACGACGTCGATGGCATCAACCTGGACGACCCGATCGAACGCATCATCGAGCAGCTGATCGTCAGCCGTCACACCCGCTTGCCGGTCTATCACAACGACATCAACCAGGTTGAGGCGATCCTCAACACCAAGCTGATCAGCCACCTGCTGCCCAAGGCGGAGCTGACCCTGGAGAAGCTCCACGGCGCCTGTTACGAGCCCTATTTCGTACCCGAAAGCACGCCCCTGCAGCTGCAGTTGCTGAACTTCCATAAACAGCAACGCCGCCTGGGTGTGGTGGTGGACGAATACGGCGAGGTGCTGGGCATCGTCACCTTGGAAGACATCCTCGAAGAGATCGTCGGCGAGTTCGAAGACGAACAGGGGCTGGACAACCCGCACGTACACCCCCAGCCCGATGGCACCTTCGTCATCGAAGGCACCGCCTCGCTGCGCGAGATCAACCGCACCTTGGGCTGGCACCTGCCCTGCGATGGCGGGCCAAAGACCCTCAACGGCCTGGTCACCGAAGCACTGGAAAGCATCCCGGAAAGCGCCGTTTGCCTGAAGATCGGCCGATATCGCCTGGAAATCCTCGAAACAGAGGACAATTGCGCCAGCAAGGTACTGGTGTGGACCGTGACCCGATAG
- a CDS encoding L,D-transpeptidase family protein, with protein sequence MRWLFALFCLCVTSVSQAAFTETIIRKPQPPVPAQSQSQAAMQPLIDKVLVIKSERRLQLISRGEPLKTYRISLGKQPKGAKEREGDKKTPEGLYWLDWRKQSDRFNLAMHINYPNISDAARATREGVSAGSMIMIHGTPINDEYPEWYFHTLDWTDGCIAMRNRDMQEVWELVKDGTLIEIRP encoded by the coding sequence ATGCGCTGGTTGTTTGCCCTTTTCTGCCTTTGCGTTACCTCGGTGTCCCAGGCTGCCTTCACCGAGACCATCATTCGCAAGCCGCAGCCACCGGTGCCTGCGCAGTCGCAATCGCAGGCCGCCATGCAGCCGCTCATCGACAAGGTGCTGGTGATCAAGTCCGAGCGCCGCCTGCAACTGATCAGCCGTGGTGAGCCGCTGAAGACCTACCGCATTTCCCTGGGCAAGCAGCCCAAGGGCGCCAAGGAACGCGAAGGCGACAAGAAGACCCCCGAGGGCCTCTACTGGTTGGACTGGCGCAAACAGAGCGACCGTTTCAACCTGGCCATGCATATCAACTACCCGAACATCAGCGACGCCGCCCGCGCCACCCGCGAAGGCGTAAGCGCCGGCAGCATGATCATGATCCATGGCACGCCGATCAACGACGAATACCCGGAGTGGTACTTCCATACCCTGGACTGGACGGACGGTTGCATTGCCATGCGTAACCGCGACATGCAGGAAGTCTGGGAACTGGTCAAGGACGGGACATTGATCGAGATCCGCCCCTGA
- the purT gene encoding formate-dependent phosphoribosylglycinamide formyltransferase, with product MTRIGTPLSPTATRVLLCGCGELGKEVVIELQRLGVEVIAVDRYANAPAMQVAHRSHVVNMLDGVALRAVIEAEKPHYIVPEIEAIATATLVELENEGFTVVPTARATQLTMNREGIRRLAAEELDLPTSPYHFADTYEDYAKAVADVGYPCVVKPVMSSSGKGQSLLRSDADLQKSWDYAQEGGRAGKGRVIIEGFIDFDYEITLLTVRHVGGTTFLEPVGHRQEKGDYQESWQPQAMSPKALAESQRVAQAVTDALGGRGLFGVELFVKGDQVWFSEVSPRPHDTGLVTLISQDLSQFALHARAILGLPIPVVRQFGPSASAVILPEGQSQQTSFANLGAALSEPDTAIRLFGKPEINGTRRMGVCLARDESIEAARAKATRASQAVKVEF from the coding sequence ATGACCCGTATCGGAACCCCATTGTCGCCCACCGCGACCCGAGTACTGCTCTGCGGCTGCGGTGAGCTGGGCAAGGAAGTGGTGATCGAGCTGCAGCGCCTGGGCGTCGAAGTGATTGCCGTAGACCGCTACGCCAATGCACCGGCCATGCAGGTGGCGCACCGCAGCCATGTGGTCAACATGCTCGATGGCGTCGCCCTGCGCGCAGTGATCGAAGCCGAGAAGCCGCATTACATCGTCCCCGAAATCGAAGCCATTGCCACCGCGACCCTGGTCGAGCTGGAAAACGAAGGCTTCACTGTGGTGCCCACCGCCCGCGCCACCCAGCTGACCATGAACCGCGAAGGCATCCGTCGCCTGGCCGCCGAAGAGCTGGACCTGCCGACCTCGCCGTACCACTTCGCCGACACCTACGAAGACTATGCCAAGGCCGTGGCCGATGTCGGCTACCCGTGCGTGGTCAAGCCAGTGATGAGCTCGTCGGGCAAAGGCCAGAGCCTGCTGCGCAGCGATGCCGACCTGCAGAAGTCCTGGGACTACGCCCAGGAAGGCGGCCGCGCCGGCAAGGGCCGGGTGATCATCGAAGGCTTCATCGATTTCGATTACGAAATCACCCTGCTGACCGTGCGTCACGTCGGCGGCACCACCTTCCTGGAGCCTGTCGGCCATCGCCAGGAGAAAGGCGATTATCAAGAATCGTGGCAGCCCCAGGCCATGAGCCCGAAAGCCCTGGCAGAATCGCAGCGCGTGGCTCAGGCAGTCACCGATGCCTTGGGCGGCCGTGGCCTGTTCGGCGTGGAGTTGTTCGTCAAAGGCGACCAGGTGTGGTTCAGCGAAGTGTCGCCGCGCCCGCACGACACGGGCCTGGTGACGTTGATCTCCCAGGACCTGTCGCAGTTCGCCCTGCATGCACGCGCCATTCTGGGCCTGCCGATTCCGGTGGTGCGTCAGTTTGGGCCATCGGCGTCGGCGGTGATCTTGCCAGAAGGCCAATCGCAACAGACCAGCTTCGCCAACCTTGGCGCTGCGCTGAGCGAGCCGGACACGGCCATTCGCCTGTTCGGCAAGCCGGAAATCAACGGTACCCGTCGCATGGGCGTATGCCTGGCACGTGATGAGTCGATCGAAGCGGCGCGAGCCAAGGCGACTCGCGCTTCGCAGGCAGTCAAGGTCGAGTTCTGA